From the Cololabis saira isolate AMF1-May2022 chromosome 13, fColSai1.1, whole genome shotgun sequence genome, the window TTAGAAGGGGATAACTTCAGATTTACTGcactttaaaacttcagatttAGTTCTACACCGTAGATCTGAATTCATAGcactacataatttcaaatctacTGTAGTGTATTCAAAATACTCTTAATTATCAATCTTTAAGTTGGGTTTAAGTTGGCTTTATGAATTATTTCTAAAGTTCACAAACCCcttgtttttaatctttattgGGTTGAAATACTTATCAAACTAATAATGATTTTCACATGTAACTTACATGATCATTTTTAAGCTAATTTCACTgatttctttaaattaaaaacaagagATTTAAGGAACAATCTTATAGACTTCCTGTAACTGCCAGTAAGCCAATGGACTAGCTGGATGAAAGTCAAGCTAGCTAGTAGTTTACACAATAGGTAGGTAGGATGTAcatgtatgtttatgtttatagcACCTTCCAAGCAAAAACAATCTAACTTCCAGATTGAGGTTCATGTGGAACtgagatttgttgcagttcctcagcTGGCCGCTAGAGGcctgtctgcacagctctggTCATATTGGTCCGATTTGAAGGTTAGTGTTATCTATGATACTATCCAAATCCCTGTCTTCAATGTTACATCTTATCCACTTCCAAAAAATCCATGATGTAAAATTGAGTGGAGGACATGTGGGAGGCTGGATATATTGATTCAGAgctggatctgtgatgtcatagaACCTTTCTTTTTCCATTATATCTCCCCTTTAACATCCCTTCTATTAGCATAGAAAGACAAACAGAGAGAAATCCCCGTATTAAAACCTGAATCTTTatctgtgattaaaaaaaagaaagagaatccTGGAATACATTTTGAACATAATCACGAGGCCTGATTTAAATCGTATTGTACAAAAGTTTTAATTCATTTCATGAATATCATTAACATCAACAAGAATATGTATATTAATTAAAATCAGTGTTGACAATGTAAATCCACATAAAACGTCACTGAGTAAGTAATTACATCTACTGGTCGGATTTCCTGTTTTCTCGTCTGGACTCGACATTATCTATTGATGTGATGAAAAGCTCAAAGTATGTTTTTGAAAGTGTTAGTGAAAGGCTTTCTTTTTACTATAACAGCTCTGTATTTAAAGAGGTAAATTGAAAGGGATTCATGTGagaaatgtaatgaaaaatATCCCCTCAGTCATGCAAATAGGTGTTGAAAGGTTTTCAGACCTTGTCTTAAAAACAACGTGATATTGGTTGAAGCTGTCATCTccatctgtctctgtttctggtCTTCCATTAAGAAACTTCATGTGAAGGGAAATAGGTCTTATACAATAATTTGGGATAAATTATGGTAATCACTATCTATCTGGCGATGAAAGAAGCAACAAAATCACCTGACAGCTTCATTATGTTATGAGCTGAATGATGAGTTATCTACAACCACACAAGTCACTCCTGTCCGACTTACAGTGAAGGTTAACATGCATTTTGAAATCAACATGTGCACTATTTGAAAAAGTCTGACAATGGCTCATGGGAGCATTTTAATCAAGGGCGGCTATATCTTCTAACAATGGCGAAACGGGAATACACAGCTCTACTTTATCCTTAAGAACATACTTTCAAAACTTCCAACTGCTGCATTGTCATATTGCTATCaaatattttgtaatttcttttttcgTGAATGAACATTTGATGGATTTTTACAGCGAATGACCATGAATATTTACTGCATTCATAAAATATGGATCTGTTTAAAAGTTTAACAGGACTGTGGCTCATTTTGAGGCTGTACAGATTGTCTTTTAGGACACAGTATCTTTGTGAAAGACCTCCGAAAACTGCTGTGGCACAGAGGGTACAGGAACGGGTTGATGGCCGAGTTCAGCCACAGAAGCCAGAATGTGATTTCATACCAGTAATCTGCCACACATTCACCGCTACAAACGGCTCGGATAATCATAAGCAGAGTGTACGGGGCCCAGCAGATCCCAAAAATACAGACGATGATGGCCAAAGACTTGGCGATTTTTTTATCCCGGGAAAGACGAGATCCCGCAGTTCTGCGGCCAGGAGCCAGGCAGGAGGACGTGTGCTGAAACAGCCGGGAGTTTCTCCTTTGTGGAGAGAACTTCTCCCTTTGCACAAAGATCTGACTGGTGTCGGGACAGCCACTAGAGGAGGGGGACAGGATATCACCCTCCTCAATAGCTGCAGTGATACCAGCGGGCTCGCTGGACGTCACCTTCCGAGTCTTCACGAAAAACACAGACCAGCCTCCTCTGTCTTTGTGCTTCATAGTTTCCCTCCGCAGGTTGGTGGCATCTTCATTGCATGCATTCCAGTTTTTATTCCTCTCGTGGATGTTCAGGTAGATGCTGAGGTTGAAGAAGGCCACTGACACAAACGGAGTGAAGAACTCAAAGGTGGAAGCGCTGAGCAGGAAGTACCAGGTGAAATAAAACTCTGCGTAGCACTCGTGGGCCGGGACGATGCTCCGGCCCACAACCGCCTCCCAGAAGATGATGGCAGGGCCGTAAAGGAAGAAGGCCAAGACCCACACCGCTAACATCTTCAGCACAGCTTGGCGGGTCATGTTCCTCTGGGCTCTGTATTTAACCtgtgtggaaaaagaaaagcataagtGCTGCTCTGTGAACAGGAACTCTGCTCCTCTGTGTCACCGTTCACGACATTTCAAACATCCACAGCTGCTTTCACACAAACAGGCAGACGAGAGCTCTGACTTCTGCTCAGTCTCTTCTGCAAATTAAGCTGTTACTGAATTATGTCAGAGTGGCACAGAGATGCAGTAAATAATATCCACTTGTAAGGCACTTACTCCATAGTGTGTCACCGAAGCAGGGAAATTTTAGGCTGAGAGCCACATTCACTGATGCAACACGGGTATGAAAGAGACATCTGCTTTCACGTCCCTCGTCCTCTCTGCACTCGCTGCATTTTAACTTCACCTCCTCCAAGCCTAAACTATCATTCAGAGGGGCTTTTCTATTAACCACTCTATCCCTTTGTTGCGCTACGCTTTTCTTTACCACGAACCGTCGCTCTGGTTGCAGCAGGTGGGTAAGACACTATGACACCAAACTGCAAATGAAAAGATGCTCGCGCTGTGAACAGAAGACATTGTGCTCTCTGCGGGTTTGAGCTGAAGAATACAGAATGAAGATTGCTTCCCGAGCTACTGAGAACCGTCAGTCAAGATGAGATCAAAGCAGCTGAAGCAACATGTTATTGCTGTTCCCTACCGAGGGAAAAGCTAAGTAAAATGATGTGGTTATCAATATTACATCTAATGGCTTTAGTGAATTGAATATAACAGAATTTAGACTGTATCCATAAGTATTGCAATATGTTTTAATTTCAATAATTAATATTGGCCCTATGTGGGACGCTGACTTGATgttgtttattttcattaaataCCACTTTAATTACTTGTTTACACCAATTTACTGTTCTACTTCAGTGAAGTTACATAACCCACCAGAGGACGCGGGGGCTGATTAATGGTCAAGATCCAAACAGAAGCTGAACAAAGAACATTGTTGGATACGTTTCTGATCTGCAAAATGGGCTACCTCTGTATCTTAAATCTTTATTATTTTCCTTTACTATGAAGAACAGGGACTGATCAGTAGATATGAAACTCACCCTGGGTCTATTATTAGATGGTAAAGGGTGCAAACCTTCATTCGGGACCAGAACTGAATTCCctcaaagcagttttgagtgagGAGAGGCTGCGTGTTTACAGGAGAACAGCAGTTAATGTTAGCATAAAGTACATACCGGTAGCTGTTTTAAGCCTCTGAGAAAACTCGTAAATATCCTTCCACATGAGTAATACTGTGGATCGTGTCCCTACAGACAAACTGGGGAATGTTAAATTTGAAGGAGTTCTGAATGTGTATAAAACTGACTATTTCTCATGGCATCTTCTTCCATTCACTGCCACCCTGTTTCAAGTCTGTCGACTACTGAAAGTCACTCAAACTACTGTCAATAGAAGCAGAAGGAGGACAATTAAAGCCACGAACTCTCCTTTTTGCATCTAATGACAGTACATTTTGCTACATTCAGTAGTCGACTTATACAGACCTATGAAAAAGTGGCGGCGACTGGAAGGAAGTGGCTGTATTAACATTTTCATACACTTTCTGTTCAATTAAAATATTAGAATTAACTTGGTTTATCTGTACAGATCCTATCCCCACTGTCTCTCAAGTGGAATGACATCTTTGACTCTCGTTAGAGGCTTGAAATAATTCGTTTTGAAGTAATTCCCATGTGTTCACATCAATTTCCATTTTGCTGCAAATTTATATTTCATTCTCACTCATCTAATAATAGACCTGGGGTTGTTTTAACTACAGAattattccttattttatttttttctcctgatcAATCACCAGAGATCATCCCTTAAGAAAAATACAGCATATACCTATGTATTGGGTATATGAACCTAATAATATATACTATATTCTATATGAATAGTAGGCTTCATTTTCAGCTGGGACACCTTCAGGTAGTAGCTTGGGGTTTTCAAAGGTTGCATTAACTCAACAACTGAACCAATTTAGAACAAATGAAATGCAAAATTACTGATTATGAATAAACAATTATTCAAAGTCCAAGTAGACCacaaataaatattcattttgaGTGTTCCACCACATATAAAGGCCTGAAAAACCAGCCAAAtataaatgataaagaaaaaaaattgaaaatggcGTAAAATATGGTTTCAAACTTGTAAGAAAATGagcagctgcaaaacagctggatGAGTCCGCTGAGGCTGCTGACTGACAGCTCTCAGACTGGCCCAGGAGGAAACCAGAGGAGCTTATATCAACCAACCAAACTGCTAAGATGTGAACTCACAAACAAATACTCCAAACAAATACTCAATATTTTTGATCACTTTCAACTTTGCAATAAATTATTTACCAGCAATGATTTTGGAGCTTACATTTTTCACAGAGGGCAAGAGTGTGAGGAAGAGAGTCAAAACCAGCTATGATAAATAATCTGAGTCATTTATCTGTAAATCATGGCTGTGCAGAGCGGGGTGGGtaatcctggtcctcaaggggccaatgtcctgcatgttttaacacacctgattctaattaatcaccctcatcagcttgtcatcaaggtctgcataaCTCTGATAATGATCAGTCACTTGTGTAATGGAGCAATGAaccagagaaacatctaaaacacgcaggataccggccctggaggaccaggaccccccccccccccggtgcaGAGTATAGCTTTGTACACTCAATCCCAACATAAATATGTGTTCACAGCTAATCAGTGATCTCCCCACAGCACCCTGACAGGGCTGCCTGAACTGCAGATGCTGCATTCAGGTTCAGGTACATTTTTAGCAGCTGATGCCAGGTCTTACAAGTGGGCTTGATTAATCAGCCGACCGATCCGATCAATCAGATTACTACTTATTcagtctgtcattaaaaaatgTATCTCAGTGCTACATGGCTCCTTTCTACATGGCTTCTCGAGATTCTGAAAAATCATGtggtgtgttttgtttgtttttttcctataATCACTCACACACCCAAATCAGAGCCAGTGGTAGCTCAGCGTCTTGCTCAAGGACACTTTAACAGCAGCGGAAGGCAGAACCACTCTACCAGCTGTGCCCCCGCACGACTGAACGGTCATTGAAAGGGAAACATTAATAATGATCAGTTAAGATTTAAATTAAACTGCTGAAGTTATGGCTCAATCCCAACACGCTGTAAAAATCATTGACTTCTCAGCACAGCAAGAACTGCTGCAGGGAGGGACACACTATGCAAACAGCTGGGATACTATgtgaagggtgtgtgtgtgtgtgtgtgtgtgtgtgtgtgtgtgtgtgtgtgtgtgtgtgtgtgtgtgtgtgtgtgtgtgtgtgtgtgtgtgtgtgtgtgtgtgtgtgtgtgtgtgtgtgtgtgtgtgtgtgtgtgtgtgtagtaatGATCATCTCCACAGACTGTACTTACTGCCCGTGTGACTGACAGGAAGCGATCATAACTAATGAGGACAATGTTGAAGACGGACGCCGTGCACAGCAAATAGTCCACGACCAGCCACACTTTGCAGAGACCCTTACCCAGCATCCACCTGCCAGTCAGGTTGTAGGGGATATACACCGGGATGCAGAAGGCacctggaacacacacacacacacacacagacagcatGATGGCTCAACACCTTCAACCATTAACACTCACACCTCCCCACAGACTGAATGTGACCTATTCCATGTGACAGAGAAATTACTGACTAATTTGTGCTCCAACACCCTCCCTCGGTCCAAACCCAGAACAAGAGGAAGAGACAGGAAATGACCAACAATGGGGGGGCATGTCACAAAGGGGGGACAGTATTAAAAAAAGAGGTTTTATGAACATGAGATGTGGCGTTTCATTGAACAGAGAGGTATGATTTACTCTATGTTGCTGTCTGACATTAGCAGAATGGAAGATGGGTGTATATATCTAATGCGTAACCGTGCGTAATAATccacaaattaaataaactagTGATTGATCAAGAATAGGTTTGAGCAAAGAGACATGGAGAAAAGAGAACATCAACTCACCCACAAGAAAATCGGATATTGCAAGATTGAGAAAGAAATAGTTGCTCTGATTTCTCAGAGTTTTATCCACAATAAAAGCCATGATGACCAGCGCGTTCCCGGCCACCACAACAATGACCAGAGCCACCATGAGGACCGTGAGGATCACCAGCAGGTAGCCCGGCAGGACTTTCCCCGTCCCTGACACCGCGGGCGTCAAGTTGCCACTGAAGTTAGACTCCAGGATGTGCGCGTTCATAGTTAATTTACAGCTAAATTCATGTTAGACTTCTGTCACAGCGCGCACTGAAACTGAAAGCCCGAACAAGTCCAGCAGCGCGTCCACacgcggagctggaggaagacctGTGGCTTTAAAGGCACTTTTAACAAATGTCCCATTTTCCCCCTGGGAATACTAGATGTGACACCGGACTCAAAGATGAAATGAACAGTCTTTTTCTCAGGTATTTAATCAATAGTGAGGGTAAATCCTCCAGGTGTTCTCCCCTGCTGAACTCAGTGATGAAGCGCACGGCGGCTGATGTGCGAGCGCAGCGGAGCACACTTGATTTTGTCCGCTGCTGTCCAATTTGCcagagtggaaaataagtaaatCCGGCAAGGCTTTCTAAATAAAGCACCTGGTTGGCACAATTTGAATACCACGCAACATTTTTacgcaaaaaaataaatcatataaaTATGGGATCCCACGTCACAGTGACTTGCTGGCTGCTGTCATCTCTAATCTGCAAAAGCAAACCCGTGTTTACAGGGAAGCTGAAGGTGTCAAGTAAGACTGCATCAGCCTACACGAAGCAACAGTTACACAACGATAACTTTTACATCAACCTCGCATAAATGTTTCTGCAGATCTACCTACCAGACAAAGTGATGTGACAAAAAtcc encodes:
- the LOC133457763 gene encoding histamine H3 receptor, whose product is MNAHILESNFSGNLTPAVSGTGKVLPGYLLVILTVLMVALVIVVVAGNALVIMAFIVDKTLRNQSNYFFLNLAISDFLVGAFCIPVYIPYNLTGRWMLGKGLCKVWLVVDYLLCTASVFNIVLISYDRFLSVTRAVKYRAQRNMTRQAVLKMLAVWVLAFFLYGPAIIFWEAVVGRSIVPAHECYAEFYFTWYFLLSASTFEFFTPFVSVAFFNLSIYLNIHERNKNWNACNEDATNLRRETMKHKDRGGWSVFFVKTRKVTSSEPAGITAAIEEGDILSPSSSGCPDTSQIFVQREKFSPQRRNSRLFQHTSSCLAPGRRTAGSRLSRDKKIAKSLAIIVCIFGICWAPYTLLMIIRAVCSGECVADYWYEITFWLLWLNSAINPFLYPLCHSSFRRSFTKILCPKRQSVQPQNEPQSC